The Cetobacterium somerae ATCC BAA-474 DNA window AAGTTATGTTTAAAAACTTGACTTAATACCAAGGAGCTTTTGTAATATCAGCAGTTTCATTTGCAAACGGACATACATCAATGGAGAATATGAATCATGGATTTATGAAAAATAATATGAATATTTCAAATATGGAAATGACTAATAAAGATATGAGTTGCAAAATGATGGATAAACAAAATGGAGGAAATCATATGATGGGAAAAATGGGTATGATGAATATGACTCCAGAATTAAAAAAGCAGATGCAAGATGATATGATAAAAATTCAAGAGAAACAATTAGAAATTAGTAAAATAATGAATACAACAAATCCAGATATGAAAAAAGTAGAAAAATTAAATAATGAGATTTATCAAATAAAAGCTAATCACATGACAAAAATGCAACAGAATATAATGAAAACAAATTAATTTATTATAAAAGACGGGAATTCCCGTCTTTTTATTGTATAATAAAATAAATTTTAAGGACTGTGTTAAAAGGAGTTTTTATGAGAAAAAAAGTTTTAATAATAGAAGATGAACAAAATTTAGCAAATATAATAGGAAAAAGTTTAGGAAATGAAGGATTTGAAATAAAAATAGTAACTCAAGGAGATTTAGCTTTAGATGAATTTTATTCTTTTTCTCCGGCATTGGTTCTTCTTGATATAAATTTGCCTAAAAAAAACGGTTGGGATATTTGTAAAGAAATTCGCCAATACTCAAAAACACCTATAATTATAATGACTGCTAGAGATACAGAGTTAGATGAGATTCACGGGTTAGAACTAGGGGCTGATGATTATGTAACTAAACCAATTAGTACAAAAGTAATTATATTAAAAATAAAAAAACTTTTGAAAATGGAGGATAATAGTTTTTTTTATTTAGATAAGTTAAGTTTTGACTATAATACTTTTAAAATTATGGTAGAAGATAACGAAATAGTATTGTCAAAAAGAGAAACGTTACTTTTAGAATATTTTTTTAGAAATCAAGATATAATTTTATCAAGAGAAACACTGTTAAATGAAGTTTGGGGTTTTGAATTTAGTGGAGAAGAGAGAGCGGTAGACACATTAGTAACTCGTCTTAGAAAAAAAATGGGAGTGTATGGAGAACATATAAAATCAATAAGAGGTGTAGGATATGTATTTAGCAAAAATTAGACTTAACCTCTTTACTAAAATATTTGGATTTTCACTCTTTATAGTGTTGATAACAATTTTAATAAATTATTCTTTTAATGCTATTTTCTTAGAGAAGTTTTATATTTATAGAAAAAAAGAGTTAATGTTAAAAGTTATACAAAATGCAAAAATTGTTTACGAAACACAGTCTGAAAATAATTTTGAAAATTATGTCTATGATATAAAAGAATCTAAAGGAATAGATATAGATATAAAAAATTCTAAGAAGAGTCGTATGATGGGAAGTCATATGATGAGAAGAAGTGATAGTATAGATAATATTCCGTATAATAAATTTGTAGATAAAGAGTTATTAGGAAATGATGCTAAGATTTTATATTATGGTGAGGAGTTATCAAGAGATAGTGGAATATTTGTAAGTACTTCTTTATCGGTTATTCAAGCGCATAGTCATGAAAGTAACATATTTAATATTATGACAGCATTAGTAGCATTAGCTATATCTTTAGGAACAGGATTAATATTTTCTAAAAGAATTACAAAAGATATAGGATGTTTAAATGAAAAGGCTAGAAAAATTTCAAAATTAGATTTTTCTGAAAATATTGAAATTAATAGAAATGATGAGATTGGAGATTTAAGTAAAAATTTAGAAAAAATGTCAAAAGAGCTTTCGACATCAGTATCTAATTTAAAATCATTTGTATCAAATGCCTCTCATGAATTAAGAACTCCAATTGCTGTTATTTGTACTCATGCAACAGCACTCCTTGAGCATAAAGAAATTAAAGAAGACGAGAAAAGAAAGTATTATGAAATAATTTTAAAAGTTGGAAATGAAATGAAAGAATTAATTGAAAATTTATTAATATTATCTAAATTAGATAGTACAGTTTTTAGATTAAGAAATGAGAGTGTGAATTTAAAAAAAATTATAGAGGAAGCTTTGGAAAGATACGATATAATTGAATTAGAAAGAGATATAAATATAAATCTAAATTTAGATACAGAGAATGTACTTGGAGATTCAAGAATTATAAAATTAGTTTTAAATAATTTAATCCAAAATGCTTTAAAATATAGTATTATTGGTGGTGATGTAAAGATTTTCCAAAAATTTAATTACTTAGTTATAGAGAATACTTTTCAAGGAAAACTTGGAAATGAGATTGAAAAACTTCTTCAACCTTTTTCAAGAGGCAAAAATGCCGAAGATTTTAAATTTGATGGAATGGGTTTAGGCTTATCTATAGTATCCAAAGCTTTAAATTTAGCATCAATAAAATACGAGATAAAAGTAGATCAGAATAGATTTATAGTAAAATTAAAAATATTAGATAATTAGTTTAATAAAAAATAGATTTATGAAAGGAGCGTTTTTAAAATGTTTAAAGTAAATGATAAAATATGTATAGGTTGTGGAATGTGTGTAAAAGATTGTTTTGTACGAGATATTGAATTAGTTGAAGGAAAGGCAGTAATAAAAAATGTGACATGCTTTAAGTGTGGACATTGTGTAGCCGTATGCCCGGTAGCAGCGGTGTCTACAAATGAATATAGTATGGATGATGTAGTTGAATATAATAAAGAAAAATTTACTATTGAGCCTGATAATCTTTTAAATTTTATAAAATTTGAGAGAACAATAAGACAATTTAAGGAGAAGGATGTAGAGAACGAAAAGCTTTTAAAGATAATTGAAGCTGGAAGATTCACACAAACAGCTAGTAATGCACAAAATGTAAACTATATAGTAGTAAAAGAAGAGATTCAAGAGGTTAGAAAAATAACTTTAGAAGTTTTGAATAGTTTAGGAGGATATATTTTAGAGAATTCAATAAATCCTTTATATAAGAGATATGCCAAAATGTGGATAAAAATGTATAATGATTTTATAACAAATCCTTTAGGAGAAGATAATTTATTTTTTAAAGCACCAGCTTTAATAGTAGTTACTTCAGAGCATCCTTTAAATGCTGGATTAGCTTCAGCAAATATGAAGCTTATGGTTGATGCCTTAGGATTAGGAACTGTTTTTAGTGGATTTTTTACAAGAGCTTGTGAAGGTAATTCTAGAATAAAAGATTTTTTAGGAATCGAAGAGAAACAAACTGTAGTCACATGCATGGTTATTGGATATCCAAATGTAAAGTATTCAAGAACTGCTCCGAGAAAAGCTCCAAACATTATTTGGAAATAAAAAAATATTTTTTAGATAAAACTGTCGACTTAATTGTTGACAGTTTTATTATTTTAATAGTTGTTGGAATTATTTTTGGAAGTTTTTTAAAAGAAAAAGTCCATTGAATAGTTAATCTAATCAATGGGCTTTTTTGCGTAAGTATTAATTATTTGAGTAAATAAACATTGTTCCAGTAGCTGAAACAGGTTTAAAATTTGTTTTTGTATCTTGCGAAGTATATTTCATTAAAGTTCCAGTGGCAGGAACTAATAAATTTTTTTCAGTAGAATAAGCCATTAAAGATAGAGATAATATTGAACTTATTATTAATAATTTCATGATTTTCCTCCTTTTATAAAATTGTAATTATTACAAATTTAAATTAATTATAAACTAAAAGGCGAAAAAATGCAAGTTATTTTTAATTTTTTAAATAAAAAAACTGCTAATAAAAACTTTATTAGCAGTTTCGAAATTAAATCTAATATTAAATTATTTTTGTTGTCCAATCTTCAACATTCCAAATTTCAGTAGCAACATCCATATAGAAATCAGGTTCATGGCTTACCATTAATACTGTTCCGTTAAATTCTTTAATTGCTCTTTTCAACTCTTCTTTTGCATCTACATCTAAGTGATTTGTAGGCTCGTCTAGAATTAAGAAATTAATTTCACGATTCATAATTTTAGCAAGTCTAACTTTTGCATTTTCTCCTCCAGATAAAACACGCATCTGACTTGTAATATGATCTGTAGTTAAACCACATCTAGCAAGAGCTGCTCTAACTTCAGCATTAGTTAATCCAGGGAATTCATTCCAAAATTCATCTAAAGCAGTTATAGAAGAACTTTCTTCTTCTTGTTTAAAATAACCAATTTCTAAGAATTGTCCGTGTTCAATTTCTCCAGATAAAGATTTTATTCTTTTTAAAATTGTATTTAAAAGTGTAGATTTACCTAAACCATTAACACCTTTTATAGCAATTTTTTGGTTACGTTCTATTGTAAAATTAAGTGGTTTTGTTAAAGGTTCGTTATATCCAATAACAAGATCTTTTACAGTAATAATCTCTCTAGATGGTGTACGTGCAGTTTTAAATCCAAAAATTGGTTTTGGTTTTTCTCTAGCAATTTCGATAATTTCCATACGGTCTAACTTTTTTTGTCTATCTTTAGCTAGGTTTGTTGTAGCAACTCTAGCTTTATTTCTAGCTATAAAATCTTCTAGATGAGCAATTTCTTTTTGCTGTTTCTTATAAGCTGCTTCTATTTGTCTTTTTTTCAGTTCATACATCTCTCTAAAATAATAGTAATCACCAGTATATCTAGTTAAAACTGCATTTTCAATATGATAGATAACATTAGTAACTTCATTTAAAAATGGAATATCATGTGAAACTAAAATAAAAGCATTTTCATAGCTTTTTAAGAAATTTTTTAACCAAGTTATATGATCTTCATCTAGGAAGTTTGTAGGCTCGTCTAAAATTAGAATCATAGGATTTTCTAATAAAACTTTAGCTAAAAGTATTTTAGCTCTTTGACCACCAGAAAGTTCAGAAACATCTCTTTCTAAACCAATATCAAGTAAACCTAATCCAGCAGCGTACTCTTCAATTTTAGAATCTAAATTATAAAAATCTGCTCCTTCAAGGATACTTTGTATTTCTCCAACTTCTTCTAAAATTATGTCCATTTCTTCAGGAGTACAGTCTCCCATTTTTGTGTAAAGATCCATAATTTCTTGTTCTAACTCAAACATATGAGCAAAAGCAGATTTTAAGATATCTCTAATTGTTTTTCCTTTTTCTAAAGTACTATACTGATCAAGATATCCTGTAGTGATGTGATTACACCAAGAGACTTGCCCTTCATCAGGCATAAGTTTACCAGTAATAATATTTAAAAATGTAGATTTTCCTTCTCCGTTGGCTCCTACTAATCCAACATGTTCACCTTTTAAAAGTCTGAAAGAGGCATTTTCTAAAATAACTCTAGAACCAAATCCATGACTTACGTTTTTAACATCTAAAATACTCATAAAATTTAACTCCTAATATATTTAATTAATATTTTTTTTACGATACGCAATGCTCTAATTTTATCATGATTTTCAAATAAATGATACATACTTTTTTACAAGAGTTCAAGAAAGACTAGAAAACTTGTATTAATATAAAAAAAATGTTAGAATTTATACTCAATTAATTACGAGCGAGGTTTATTTTATGTTAAAAAACAATCAAAATAACTGTTTTATAATTTTAAAATTTTTTATAAAGCAGTATATCTATCTTTATTTTATGATGGTAATCAGTAGAATTTATTTTTTGTATAGAACTTTTCCGAAAGAAATAAAAATTCCAAAAGAAATAATTTATGAAGGATTTAAAGTTGGATGGATTTTCGATAACTCTATTATTGGTAGTTTCACCGTGATTACATCACTTTTATTTATAATTTTTTATATTCTAAATAAAAAAAATTATAGAGTAGCAAAGAATATCTACATAATCCCAACTAGTATTTTATTTTTAATCATTTGTTCTTTAAGTTTTGGAAATGTTGAATATTTTAGAGAATTTGGATTTAATGTTAATTCATCTATTTTAAACTACTTTGGAGACACGAATGAAATAGTAGCTACATTTTTTTCAGGAAACGACTATAACCCTATAACAAATTTATCAATTATTTTAATTTTAACAATAGGCTTTATAAAACTAACTAAAAAAAATTTAGAAAAAATAAATTTAAGATTTGATTTCTTTGGGAATTTAAAGACTATGGTATCTATTTTAGTCATTATAACATTAGGAGTATTTTCATCAAGAGGTGGATTTTCAGAGGCAGTTTTAGACTGGGGAAGAGGATATTATTCAGAATATTCATATATGAACCAATTTGCTATAAATCCTATTTTTTCTTTAGGTAGATCTTATTACAATTTAAAAAAAGAGCAAAGAAAAGGACGAGCATTAGAAAGAACTTTTTCAATAGATGAACTTAAATATAATATAAGAGAAATAGTAAAAGATCAACAAGCTCAATATATTTCTGATAAAAATCCATTACTAAGAGTAACAGACACACAAAAAAATCAGAAAAATTATAATGTTGTAATTGTATTGATGGAAAGTTTTATGTCAAAATATATTGGAGCTCAAGGAGCTGAAATAGATTTAACACCTAATTTTAATAAATTAGCAAAAGAGGGAGTTTTATTTAATAATTTTTATGCTACTGGAACTAGGTCTAATAGAGGTATAGCTTCTGTTACAGTTTCATACCCGTCGCCTAAAGTAATTTCTGTAACTAAAGAATTTACAGCAGGTCAAAAGTCATTTTATTCTTTACCAAAGATTTTAAAAGAAAGAGGTTATGAAACATCATTTATATATGGTGGTGATGCTGAATTTGATAATATGGCTGGTTTTTTAAAGCTAAACGGCGTGGATAACATAATAGACGAAAAAAATTTTTCAAAAGA harbors:
- a CDS encoding response regulator transcription factor, with the protein product MRKKVLIIEDEQNLANIIGKSLGNEGFEIKIVTQGDLALDEFYSFSPALVLLDINLPKKNGWDICKEIRQYSKTPIIIMTARDTELDEIHGLELGADDYVTKPISTKVIILKIKKLLKMEDNSFFYLDKLSFDYNTFKIMVEDNEIVLSKRETLLLEYFFRNQDIILSRETLLNEVWGFEFSGEERAVDTLVTRLRKKMGVYGEHIKSIRGVGYVFSKN
- a CDS encoding HAMP domain-containing sensor histidine kinase; amino-acid sequence: MYLAKIRLNLFTKIFGFSLFIVLITILINYSFNAIFLEKFYIYRKKELMLKVIQNAKIVYETQSENNFENYVYDIKESKGIDIDIKNSKKSRMMGSHMMRRSDSIDNIPYNKFVDKELLGNDAKILYYGEELSRDSGIFVSTSLSVIQAHSHESNIFNIMTALVALAISLGTGLIFSKRITKDIGCLNEKARKISKLDFSENIEINRNDEIGDLSKNLEKMSKELSTSVSNLKSFVSNASHELRTPIAVICTHATALLEHKEIKEDEKRKYYEIILKVGNEMKELIENLLILSKLDSTVFRLRNESVNLKKIIEEALERYDIIELERDININLNLDTENVLGDSRIIKLVLNNLIQNALKYSIIGGDVKIFQKFNYLVIENTFQGKLGNEIEKLLQPFSRGKNAEDFKFDGMGLGLSIVSKALNLASIKYEIKVDQNRFIVKLKILDN
- a CDS encoding nitroreductase family protein, which translates into the protein MFKVNDKICIGCGMCVKDCFVRDIELVEGKAVIKNVTCFKCGHCVAVCPVAAVSTNEYSMDDVVEYNKEKFTIEPDNLLNFIKFERTIRQFKEKDVENEKLLKIIEAGRFTQTASNAQNVNYIVVKEEIQEVRKITLEVLNSLGGYILENSINPLYKRYAKMWIKMYNDFITNPLGEDNLFFKAPALIVVTSEHPLNAGLASANMKLMVDALGLGTVFSGFFTRACEGNSRIKDFLGIEEKQTVVTCMVIGYPNVKYSRTAPRKAPNIIWK
- a CDS encoding ABC-F family ATP-binding cassette domain-containing protein, translating into MSILDVKNVSHGFGSRVILENASFRLLKGEHVGLVGANGEGKSTFLNIITGKLMPDEGQVSWCNHITTGYLDQYSTLEKGKTIRDILKSAFAHMFELEQEIMDLYTKMGDCTPEEMDIILEEVGEIQSILEGADFYNLDSKIEEYAAGLGLLDIGLERDVSELSGGQRAKILLAKVLLENPMILILDEPTNFLDEDHITWLKNFLKSYENAFILVSHDIPFLNEVTNVIYHIENAVLTRYTGDYYYFREMYELKKRQIEAAYKKQQKEIAHLEDFIARNKARVATTNLAKDRQKKLDRMEIIEIAREKPKPIFGFKTARTPSREIITVKDLVIGYNEPLTKPLNFTIERNQKIAIKGVNGLGKSTLLNTILKRIKSLSGEIEHGQFLEIGYFKQEEESSSITALDEFWNEFPGLTNAEVRAALARCGLTTDHITSQMRVLSGGENAKVRLAKIMNREINFLILDEPTNHLDVDAKEELKRAIKEFNGTVLMVSHEPDFYMDVATEIWNVEDWTTKII
- a CDS encoding LTA synthase family protein, producing MLKNNQNNCFIILKFFIKQYIYLYFMMVISRIYFLYRTFPKEIKIPKEIIYEGFKVGWIFDNSIIGSFTVITSLLFIIFYILNKKNYRVAKNIYIIPTSILFLIICSLSFGNVEYFREFGFNVNSSILNYFGDTNEIVATFFSGNDYNPITNLSIILILTIGFIKLTKKNLEKINLRFDFFGNLKTMVSILVIITLGVFSSRGGFSEAVLDWGRGYYSEYSYMNQFAINPIFSLGRSYYNLKKEQRKGRALERTFSIDELKYNIREIVKDQQAQYISDKNPLLRVTDTQKNQKNYNVVIVLMESFMSKYIGAQGAEIDLTPNFNKLAKEGVLFNNFYATGTRSNRGIASVTVSYPSPKVISVTKEFTAGQKSFYSLPKILKERGYETSFIYGGDAEFDNMAGFLKLNGVDNIIDEKNFSKDDKTIKWGVPDNKLFEKSIDYLNNLKKPFFATIFTLSNHAPYDIDSNYKLFKNNEFGELTNRLNAFHFADIALGQFIEKVKKQGWAKNTIFVFVADHGFKTDSNFDLNWENFKIPLLLWSPGNIFNPEIKDITSSQVDILPTVMGVLGGAYKNSSWGKNLFTVSQESSYAYIVQNNFYGVIKDNLLLIDGDGVKPKLVDMKKGEYLEEGDLLNKLHQVTRTYLELETYQLKNGTFAD